Genomic window (Actinomycetota bacterium):
CCTGAGCGAGGAGCTGCTCGGTGACCCGCGGGTCCCCCGCGACGTGGCGCGCGCGAAGCAGGGCCTGGAACTCCCACGTCTGGGCCCACCGCTCGTGGTACTGGCGGAAGCTCTCCAGGGACCGGACGAGCGGTCCGGCCCGCCCCTCCGGGCGCAGCTCGGCGTCCACCCTGAACACGGGAGGTGTCGACCCCAGCAGCTCCGAGAGCCGATTCGCCACGGCCGTGTGGTAGAGCCTGCTCTCCGTCCCGTCCGGACATGACACGTCGCGCTCGTGCACGAACATGACGTCCAGGTCGCTCGCGTATGAGAGCTCCTCGCCTCCCAGCCGGCCCATCCCGACCACCGCGAAGGCGTCCCCGGACGGCGCCCCCGTCCGGGCGTCCTGCTCGGACCGGGCCACCGCCAGTGCGGCCTCCACCGAGGCATCCGCGACCCACGACAGCTCCCGCGCGCCCGTCACGAAGTCGTCCCCGCGGGAGCTGCCGAGCCCGTCGACGGCGATGGCCAGCCAGTGCCCGTCCTTCCACCGCCTCAGCGCGGACACCGCCGATCCGGGATCGGCCGCGCGCGACACGACCGCGACCGCTTCTGAAACGAGCGCCGCCCGGTCTGCCCCCCGTTCCTGCTGGAGGGAGCCCACCAGGGCCGGGTCGCGCTGGAGCAGCGAGGCCAGGACGGGCCCGGTCCCGAGGGCGCGGCAGAGCGCCTCGGCGACCGGGGGCTCGTCGCGGAGCATGACCAGCAGGTGCGGGAGCGACTCGAGGGCTCGGGAGAGGTCGAGCAGGTTGCGCAGGCCCGCGTCGGGGTCGGGCGTCTCGGCGAGCCACGCGAGGAAACCGGGCAGGACGACCCTCATGAGCTTGGCTCGCCGCGAGGGTCCGGAGGTCAGCGCCACGATCGACTCCCGAGCGCGAGGCGGCCGGTCGAACCCGATGGCGGCCAGCCGCTCGAGGGCCCCTTCGGGGCGCATCGCCGGCACCTCGCCGAACGCCTCCAGCAGGGGACGGTAGAAGAGCTGCTCGTGGATGCGCCGGACGACGGCGGTCGTGCGGCGCCAGCGGTCCTCGAAGGCCTCCAGCGCCGTCCGTCCCGGCTCGTCGCGGTACCCCAGGCCGCGAGCCAGGTGCTCACGCCTGGGGGCCTGGGTGGGGAGCGTGTGGGTCTGCCGGCCCGCGACGAGCTGCAGGCGGTGCTCCACGTGTCGCAGGAAGACGTACGCCTCGGCCAGCTCGGCCGCGTCCTCCTCGGCGACGAACCCCTCCGCTCCCAGCAGGTCGAGGGCTTCGAGCGTCGACCGGACGCGCAGCTGCGGGTGGTGGCGGCCATGGACCAGCTGGAGGAGCTGGACGGCGAACTCCACGTCGCGGATCCCGCCGCGACCGAGCTTCACCTGGCGCTCGTGCAGGCCCCGACGCTCCACCTCCTGCTCCGCCCGGGCCTTCAACGCGCGCACCTGCTCGATCGCCTCGGCCCCCAGCCTCTCCGGCCAGACGTAGGGGTGGGCCATCTCCAGGAACCGCTCCCCCACGTCTTCGTCGCCGGCTGCGAACCTGCACTTGATGAGCGACTGGAACTCCCACACCTCGGCCCATCGTTCGTAGTACGCCTTGAAGGCATCGAGCGAGCGCACGAGGGGGCCGTCCCGCCCCTGCGGCCGGAGGTCGGCGTCGGTCCGGAAGATGGTCGGTGGGCCGTTCATGGCGTCCATGAGGGCCCGGGCCGTCCCCTCGGCCGAGTCGGGGTCCATCCCCTCCGAGACGAACAGGACGTCGATATCCGACGCGTAGTTGAGCTCCCGTCCGCCGTACTTCCCCATCGCCATCACGGCCAGCCCGCTGCCCGGCTCCACGAGACGACGCAGGCATGCGTCTCCGAGGTCGGCCAGGGCGGCTCCCGTGCGCTCGAAGGACGGACGGGTGGGCTCGTCGGTCAGGTCACGTGCGGCTATCGCGGCGAGGGCGGCGTCCTTCATCTCCCGCAGGTCGGCGCGTTCCCGGACCGGACCCCCCAGGATCTCGCCGGCGAGCCCGTCCACCCTCGTAACGAGCGAGGCGAGGTACTCGCTGAACCCGAGCGTGGCCATCAGGGACCGGGCCGCCCCCGGGTCGGCGAGGGCAGCCTCGACGGCCGGCGCAGGCAGGGCGCAGAGTCGGCGCAGGGCCGCGTCGGGGTCGGCGGTTTCACCGAGGAGGTCCAGGAGCCGCGGCCAACGCCCGTCCACCTGCCAGTCGGACGGGAGCTCCCGGGCCGCGGCGGCCGGGTCGCGGAGCCCGTAGCGCGCCAGGGCGGCCGTGTCCGACGCCGTCATGGACGAAGCCTAAAGGAGAGGAGGCCCCGTCACGTGCTCGGGGCCTCCCCATGGTGCGGTCCTGTAGGCGGGATCCTGTCCCCCCTCACGGGGGTGGCGACCATCCATCTCGGCGACGCGTCACCGCGCCGCTCCAGCGGCCTACCCGGGAGCATCGGACGGGCCGCCCGCTCCCTGCTTGGCCTTGCTCCGGACGGGTTCGCCTAGCCTCCCCGGTCACCCGGGGAGCTGGTGGGCTCTTACCCCACCGTTTCACCCTTGCCTGTGCCTCTCGGGCCATCGGCGGTCTGCTCTCTGTTGCGATCGCCGCGGGTCTCCCCG
Coding sequences:
- a CDS encoding bifunctional [glutamine synthetase] adenylyltransferase/[glutamine synthetase]-adenylyl-L-tyrosine phosphorylase; its protein translation is MTASDTAALARYGLRDPAAAARELPSDWQVDGRWPRLLDLLGETADPDAALRRLCALPAPAVEAALADPGAARSLMATLGFSEYLASLVTRVDGLAGEILGGPVRERADLREMKDAALAAIAARDLTDEPTRPSFERTGAALADLGDACLRRLVEPGSGLAVMAMGKYGGRELNYASDIDVLFVSEGMDPDSAEGTARALMDAMNGPPTIFRTDADLRPQGRDGPLVRSLDAFKAYYERWAEVWEFQSLIKCRFAAGDEDVGERFLEMAHPYVWPERLGAEAIEQVRALKARAEQEVERRGLHERQVKLGRGGIRDVEFAVQLLQLVHGRHHPQLRVRSTLEALDLLGAEGFVAEEDAAELAEAYVFLRHVEHRLQLVAGRQTHTLPTQAPRREHLARGLGYRDEPGRTALEAFEDRWRRTTAVVRRIHEQLFYRPLLEAFGEVPAMRPEGALERLAAIGFDRPPRARESIVALTSGPSRRAKLMRVVLPGFLAWLAETPDPDAGLRNLLDLSRALESLPHLLVMLRDEPPVAEALCRALGTGPVLASLLQRDPALVGSLQQERGADRAALVSEAVAVVSRAADPGSAVSALRRWKDGHWLAIAVDGLGSSRGDDFVTGARELSWVADASVEAALAVARSEQDARTGAPSGDAFAVVGMGRLGGEELSYASDLDVMFVHERDVSCPDGTESRLYHTAVANRLSELLGSTPPVFRVDAELRPEGRAGPLVRSLESFRQYHERWAQTWEFQALLRARHVAGDPRVTEQLLAQAAPRVWPAELGPDQVTEIRQMKARIERERVKARQDPRLQVKLGVGGLADVEFTVQLMQMRHGHRHRALRTPNTLQAVDALRDLDLVHPRDAAWLRDAYLMLNRVRNHLYLLRGLPTDVLPTADEEVERLARSLGYGRLARSTFMEEYRRVTRRARQVCDRVFYGEGASPGDPV